A window of the Teredinibacter franksiae genome harbors these coding sequences:
- a CDS encoding pseudouridine synthase, producing the protein MPEIVLLNKPFNYLSQFTDKEDRKTLADVFSKQMLANDFYPAGRLDFDSEGLLLLVNSGELQHRISNPELKMLKTYWVQVEGTPDTKAILALQRGVELKDGKTKPARAQLIAEPSLWPRNPPVRKREKTPTQWLELTINEGKNRQVRRMTAAVGHPTLRLVRVAIGPWSIGKLNPGEYTLETVNLPAKKQQKSVKQGSNKRLGQKSIK; encoded by the coding sequence ATGCCAGAAATAGTCCTTCTTAACAAACCTTTCAACTACCTCAGCCAGTTTACCGACAAAGAGGACCGAAAAACGCTTGCGGATGTGTTTAGTAAACAGATGCTCGCCAATGACTTCTATCCGGCCGGAAGACTCGACTTCGACTCAGAAGGCTTACTGCTTTTGGTCAATAGCGGTGAACTTCAACACCGAATTAGCAACCCCGAACTCAAAATGTTAAAAACCTATTGGGTGCAGGTTGAGGGAACACCCGACACCAAGGCTATATTGGCTCTTCAACGAGGCGTGGAGCTGAAAGACGGTAAAACCAAGCCCGCCCGAGCTCAGCTAATCGCAGAACCCAGTCTTTGGCCACGAAACCCGCCCGTTCGAAAGAGAGAGAAAACCCCAACACAGTGGCTTGAACTGACCATTAACGAAGGCAAGAACCGTCAGGTAAGACGAATGACCGCGGCTGTCGGCCACCCTACCCTTCGCTTGGTAAGAGTTGCTATTGGCCCTTGGTCAATCGGCAAGCTAAACCCTGGCGAATACACACTCGAAACGGTAAACCTCCCCGCAAAAAAACAGCAAAAATCTGTCAAACAGGGAAGCAACAAACGGC